Proteins from a genomic interval of Staphylococcus debuckii:
- the recN gene encoding DNA repair protein RecN: MLQTLTIKQFAIINELEINFADGLTVLSGETGAGKSIIIDAIGQLIGMRASSDFVRHGEKKATIEGIFDIDNNQSVIETLQYLDIDIDEDFLLVKREIFSSGKSICKVNNQTVTLHDLRMIMQELLDIHGQHETQSLLKQKYHLQLLDSYADGKYDRYLKQYQDTYQTYKEKTNELNELESADQALLQRLDLMKFQADELSEANLQEGEVEQLESDIKRIQNSENLSVALNAAHTTLTDEQAIPDRLYELSQHLETINEIIPNEFSELKEHVDQFYYTLEDAKHQLYDEISNTEFDEQYLNELESRMNLLNNLKRKYGKDIQDLIQYQEKLVNEIDKIENYEQSTANLKEEIKQLKSKLLEDGQKLSKERRKVARELRDHIVDEIQNLQMKDANLEISFKSLDEPTAEGIEKVEILISPNKGEPLKSLGKIASGGELSRIMLALKSIFVKSRGQTAILFDEVDSGVSGIAAQKMAEKMRDISQYIQVICISHLPQVASMSNHHLLISKASTDERTTTQVQELTGEARIDEVARMISGANVTKITRENAKEMIEQNHAAL; encoded by the coding sequence ATGTTACAAACTTTAACAATTAAACAGTTTGCAATTATTAATGAATTAGAAATTAATTTTGCAGACGGTCTGACAGTTTTAAGCGGAGAAACAGGTGCGGGTAAATCTATCATCATTGATGCTATTGGTCAACTTATTGGTATGCGTGCATCTTCCGACTTTGTTCGTCATGGTGAAAAAAAAGCAACAATCGAAGGTATTTTTGATATTGATAATAACCAATCAGTCATTGAAACTTTACAGTATCTTGATATCGATATCGACGAAGACTTTCTTTTAGTAAAAAGAGAAATCTTCAGTTCAGGAAAAAGTATCTGCAAGGTAAATAATCAAACGGTTACATTACATGATTTACGAATGATTATGCAAGAATTATTGGATATCCATGGACAACACGAAACCCAATCCTTATTAAAACAGAAGTACCATTTACAACTATTAGATTCCTATGCAGATGGTAAATATGACCGTTATCTGAAGCAATACCAAGATACTTATCAAACCTATAAAGAGAAAACTAATGAATTAAATGAATTAGAATCTGCTGATCAAGCTTTATTACAACGTTTAGATTTAATGAAATTTCAAGCGGATGAATTGTCAGAAGCTAATTTGCAAGAAGGAGAAGTTGAGCAACTAGAATCGGACATTAAACGTATACAAAATTCTGAAAATTTAAGCGTTGCCTTAAATGCAGCGCATACCACTTTAACCGATGAACAAGCAATTCCTGATCGGCTATATGAACTCAGTCAGCATTTAGAAACGATTAACGAAATTATTCCGAATGAATTTAGCGAATTAAAAGAGCATGTAGATCAATTTTATTATACATTAGAAGATGCGAAACATCAGTTGTACGATGAAATATCGAATACTGAGTTTGATGAACAATATTTAAATGAATTAGAATCTCGAATGAACTTGTTAAATAATTTAAAAAGAAAATATGGTAAAGATATACAAGATTTAATTCAGTATCAAGAGAAGTTAGTTAATGAAATAGATAAGATAGAAAACTATGAGCAAAGTACAGCTAACCTTAAAGAAGAAATTAAACAATTAAAATCTAAATTATTAGAAGATGGCCAGAAACTTTCAAAAGAACGTCGTAAAGTAGCTAGAGAGCTGAGAGACCATATTGTAGATGAAATACAAAACTTGCAAATGAAAGATGCTAATTTAGAAATCTCATTCAAATCTCTTGATGAACCTACTGCAGAGGGTATTGAAAAAGTAGAAATCTTAATTAGCCCAAACAAGGGCGAACCTTTAAAAAGTTTAGGCAAAATTGCTTCTGGCGGAGAATTGTCTAGAATCATGTTAGCTTTAAAAAGTATCTTCGTGAAATCTAGAGGACAAACTGCCATATTATTTGATGAAGTAGACTCTGGTGTATCAGGAATAGCAGCCCAAAAAATGGCTGAAAAAATGAGAGATATCTCTCAATATATCCAAGTCATCTGCATCTCTCATTTACCGCAAGTGGCTTCCATGAGTAATCATCACTTATTAATCAGTAAAGCTTCAACAGATGAACGCACAACTACTCAAGTCCAAGAATTAACTGGAGAAGCACGAATCGATGAAGTAGCACGTATGATATCTGGAGCAAATGTTACTAAAATCACCCGAGAAAATGCTAAAGAGATGATTGAGCAAAATCATGCTGCTTTATAA
- a CDS encoding polyprenyl synthetase family protein: MNKLMNKLVNQINELLLQSIPSSPLKTNLEESMRYSLEAGGKRIRPVLLIETLKMLSKDDNYEKGIQTALALEMVHTYSLIHDDLPAMDNDDYRRGKLTNHKVYGEWKALLAGDALLTKAFHLISTDESINAQTRIKLVELLSDASGHLGMIGGQTLDMESENKSISLETLQHIHKEKTGALLTFAIMAAVTIVQPSDEVSELLENYSQHLGLIFQIKDDLLDVYGDEEKLGKPVGSDEKNHKNTYVTLLGQDKTEQKLEFHVKQAEKCLEKLREASYDTSQLEYLTQLFYQRDH, translated from the coding sequence TTGAACAAACTGATGAATAAATTAGTGAATCAAATTAACGAACTACTTTTACAATCTATTCCTTCATCTCCACTTAAAACAAACCTTGAAGAAAGTATGCGCTATTCCTTAGAAGCAGGCGGGAAACGTATTAGACCGGTTTTATTAATCGAAACTTTAAAAATGCTTTCTAAAGATGATAACTATGAAAAAGGTATACAAACTGCTTTAGCTTTAGAAATGGTCCATACTTATTCTTTAATTCATGATGATTTACCTGCTATGGATAATGATGATTATCGTAGAGGTAAATTGACGAATCATAAGGTTTATGGTGAATGGAAAGCGTTACTAGCTGGTGACGCGCTTTTAACCAAAGCTTTTCATCTAATCAGTACTGATGAATCCATAAATGCTCAGACACGTATTAAATTAGTGGAACTATTGTCAGATGCCAGTGGCCACTTAGGTATGATTGGCGGTCAAACACTAGATATGGAAAGTGAAAACAAGAGTATTTCACTAGAAACTTTGCAACACATCCATAAGGAAAAAACCGGTGCATTATTAACGTTTGCAATTATGGCTGCGGTAACTATAGTCCAACCATCAGATGAGGTTTCTGAGTTACTAGAGAATTATAGTCAGCACTTAGGCTTAATTTTCCAAATCAAAGATGACTTATTAGACGTGTATGGCGACGAAGAAAAATTAGGCAAACCAGTCGGTAGCGATGAAAAAAATCATAAAAATACTTACGTTACTTTATTGGGCCAAGATAAAACAGAACAAAAGCTTGAGTTCCACGTTAAACAGGCCGAAAAATGCCTTGAAAAATTAAGAGAAGCATCATATGATACTTCTCAATTAGAGTATCTGACTCAATTGTTTTATCAACGTGATCATTAA
- the accB gene encoding acetyl-CoA carboxylase biotin carboxyl carrier protein, translated as MNFKEIKELIEILDNSNLTEINIEDNKGSVINLKKEKEREIITPQISQQPMATQAAAPAPVQNDSTANNEPAASAGEEDLGKTINAPMVGTFYKSPSPEEGAYVQVGDTVSNDTTVCILEAMKLFNEIQAEISGEITEILVEDGQMVEYGQPLFKVK; from the coding sequence ATGAACTTTAAAGAAATTAAGGAATTAATTGAGATATTAGATAACTCAAACCTTACCGAAATTAATATAGAAGACAATAAAGGCAGTGTTATTAACTTAAAGAAAGAAAAAGAACGAGAAATTATTACACCTCAGATTTCACAACAACCAATGGCTACTCAAGCTGCTGCGCCAGCTCCAGTACAAAATGACAGTACAGCAAACAATGAACCAGCTGCTTCTGCCGGTGAAGAAGATTTAGGTAAAACAATTAATGCACCAATGGTAGGAACTTTCTACAAATCACCATCACCTGAAGAAGGTGCTTACGTTCAAGTTGGGGATACCGTATCTAATGATACAACGGTTTGTATTTTAGAAGCGATGAAATTATTTAATGAAATTCAAGCTGAAATCTCTGGGGAAATCACTGAAATCTTAGTTGAAGACGGACAAATGGTAGAGTATGGCCAACCGTTATTCAAGGTGAAATAA
- the xseA gene encoding exodeoxyribonuclease VII large subunit, giving the protein MSDYLSVTALTKYIKYKFDQDPHLQSVLLKGELSNFKKHSSGHLYFNLKDKNSVVNAMMFKAQANKLDFKPKEGDEVLIEARVSVYERRGNYQIYVSKMHLDGIGNLYQKLEALKKELKKQGLFDEIHKKPITKFPQKIAVLTASTGAAIRDIHSTINSRYPLVEQIQISTLVQGEQAKNDIVEKIKYADTLGADVIIVGRGGGSIEDLWNFNEEEVVRAIFEAETPVISAVGHETDFTLSDFVADVRAATPTQAAVMATPDQVELSQYIKQMELHLSRQIFQLINNKKKHLEHVSSYYKFKQPSLLYDQQIQRRDDLERQMNLSIKAKLERSQQQLQLLANRLNLRDLKQQTLQGMQTRLQLHESLNKSITNVLENSKKQLSQRVETLNNLSPSNTMLRGYTIVNKEDQVVTSAQSLKTNDEINLQMKDGTVDAIVKKVRGNDNE; this is encoded by the coding sequence ATGTCTGATTATTTAAGTGTAACAGCGCTAACTAAATATATTAAATATAAATTTGATCAAGATCCTCATCTGCAGTCTGTACTTTTAAAAGGGGAGCTTTCTAATTTCAAAAAGCATAGCAGCGGTCATTTATATTTCAACTTGAAAGATAAAAACAGTGTAGTCAATGCGATGATGTTTAAAGCGCAAGCAAACAAATTGGATTTCAAACCTAAAGAGGGCGATGAAGTCCTCATTGAAGCACGTGTTTCAGTTTATGAACGTCGTGGCAATTATCAAATTTACGTATCTAAAATGCACTTAGACGGTATAGGAAATTTATACCAAAAATTAGAAGCCCTTAAAAAGGAACTGAAAAAACAAGGCTTATTTGATGAAATACACAAGAAGCCCATAACGAAATTCCCACAAAAAATTGCTGTGCTCACTGCTAGTACTGGTGCAGCTATCAGGGACATTCACTCGACTATTAATAGTCGCTATCCTTTAGTAGAACAAATACAAATCAGTACACTTGTTCAAGGAGAACAAGCTAAAAATGATATTGTTGAAAAAATCAAATATGCAGATACATTAGGAGCAGATGTCATTATTGTCGGACGTGGCGGAGGTTCTATAGAAGATTTATGGAATTTCAACGAAGAAGAAGTTGTCAGAGCTATTTTCGAAGCTGAAACACCTGTCATCTCAGCTGTAGGACATGAAACGGATTTTACACTCAGTGACTTTGTAGCCGATGTAAGAGCAGCTACACCGACACAAGCAGCCGTTATGGCGACTCCAGATCAAGTCGAATTAAGTCAGTACATTAAACAAATGGAACTGCATCTTTCACGACAAATTTTTCAACTCATTAATAATAAGAAAAAACACTTAGAACACGTGTCTTCATATTATAAATTCAAACAGCCATCGTTGTTATATGATCAGCAAATCCAAAGAAGAGACGACTTAGAACGTCAAATGAATCTTTCGATAAAGGCTAAACTTGAACGTTCACAACAACAACTTCAACTATTAGCCAACCGCTTGAATTTACGAGACTTGAAACAACAAACTTTACAAGGTATGCAAACAAGACTTCAATTACATGAATCACTTAATAAATCTATTACAAATGTGTTGGAAAATTCTAAAAAGCAATTGAGCCAAAGAGTCGAAACTTTAAATAACTTAAGTCCTTCAAATACAATGTTGCGAGGCTATACAATTGTAAATAAAGAAGACCAAGTTGTTACAAGCGCTCAATCCTTGAAAACTAATGACGAAATTAATTTACAGATGAAAGATGGTACTGTAGATGCAATTGTTAAGAAAGTAAGGGGTAATGATAATGAGTAA
- the buk gene encoding butyrate kinase has translation MTQILVINLGSTSSKVAIYNQQHCVAEALLQHDIQITQLSLLQQEKYRVQAIEAFLAEHDIGLNEIDAIACRGGLLKPISGGTYAINYRMYDDLRKFRYGTHASNLSGIIGFKLAQKLNIPSFIVDPVVVDEMIDIAKLTGVKAIQRKSVFHALNQKAVASQYAESVNKTYTQVNVIVAHMGGGITIGAHQYGKVVDVNDGLLGEGPLSPERSGSLPNDSLYQWADKHQFTPAEMNRILSKESGLIALCGSNNLKALIQKYHENEHIHLAIDTMIYQIAKQIGEKAIIFKGKVDQIILTGGLANSSLITDYITEYVDWIAPVSVYPGEKEMETLALRVNDVMNNKEQVKNYS, from the coding sequence ATGACACAAATATTAGTCATCAACTTAGGTAGCACTTCATCTAAAGTCGCAATTTATAATCAACAACATTGTGTCGCTGAAGCATTGCTTCAACATGACATACAAATTACGCAGCTTTCTTTATTACAACAAGAGAAATATAGAGTACAAGCTATTGAAGCATTCCTTGCAGAGCATGATATTGGTTTAAACGAAATTGACGCAATTGCATGTCGCGGCGGTTTGTTGAAGCCGATTTCTGGAGGGACTTATGCTATTAATTACAGAATGTATGACGATTTACGTAAATTTAGATATGGCACTCATGCATCAAACTTAAGTGGAATCATTGGATTTAAATTGGCTCAAAAGTTGAACATTCCTTCTTTTATCGTAGATCCAGTTGTAGTAGATGAGATGATAGACATTGCAAAGTTGACTGGCGTTAAAGCAATACAACGCAAAAGTGTTTTTCATGCTTTGAATCAAAAGGCAGTAGCGAGTCAGTATGCAGAATCTGTAAATAAGACCTATACGCAAGTGAATGTTATTGTCGCGCATATGGGCGGTGGAATAACGATAGGTGCTCATCAATATGGTAAAGTAGTAGATGTCAATGATGGTTTGTTAGGGGAAGGGCCATTAAGCCCAGAGCGTTCAGGAAGTTTACCTAACGATTCACTTTATCAATGGGCGGACAAGCATCAATTTACCCCTGCAGAGATGAATCGTATATTGAGTAAAGAATCAGGTCTTATTGCTTTATGCGGAAGTAATAATCTTAAAGCGCTTATCCAGAAGTATCATGAAAATGAGCATATTCATTTAGCAATCGATACGATGATATATCAAATTGCTAAACAAATAGGCGAGAAAGCAATAATATTCAAAGGCAAGGTTGATCAGATTATTTTAACAGGCGGACTGGCTAACAGCAGTCTTATAACTGATTATATTACTGAATATGTAGATTGGATCGCGCCTGTCTCTGTATATCCTGGTGAGAAAGAAATGGAAACACTTGCACTTAGAGTAAATGATGTGATGAATAATAAAGAGCAGGTAAAAAATTATAGTTAG
- the ahrC gene encoding transcriptional regulator AhrC/ArgR, whose translation MAKKSVRHIKIREIISTEQVETQDELVRRLNQFDLNVTQATVSRDIKELQLIKVPAPTGQYVYSLPNDRKYHPLEKLGRYLMDSFVNIEGTGNLLVLKTLPGNAQSIGAILDQIDWDEVLGTICGDDTCLLICHDAASATAIKTRIFNLL comes from the coding sequence GTGGCTAAAAAATCAGTTAGACATATAAAAATCAGAGAAATCATTTCCACTGAACAGGTTGAAACTCAAGATGAGTTAGTGCGACGCTTAAATCAGTTTGATTTGAACGTTACTCAAGCAACTGTATCAAGAGATATTAAAGAATTACAACTTATTAAAGTACCTGCTCCTACTGGTCAATATGTATACAGTTTACCTAATGACCGCAAATATCACCCACTTGAAAAATTAGGCAGATATTTAATGGATTCCTTTGTAAATATTGAAGGAACAGGTAATCTATTAGTTTTAAAAACCTTACCCGGCAATGCACAGTCAATCGGTGCAATTTTAGATCAGATTGATTGGGATGAAGTTTTAGGTACTATTTGTGGAGATGATACTTGTCTCTTGATTTGTCACGATGCAGCATCTGCTACTGCAATAAAAACACGTATTTTTAATTTGTTATAA
- the accC gene encoding acetyl-CoA carboxylase biotin carboxylase subunit, with the protein MKKVLIANRGEIAVRIIRACKDLGLHTVAIYSEGDKDALHTQMADEAYCVGPTQSKDSYLNIPNILSIATSTGCDAVHPGYGFLSENGDFAELCEACQLKFIGPSYESIQKIGIKDVAKEEMINADVPVVPGSDGLVESIAAAKKTAKDIGYPVIIKATAGGGGKGIRVARDEKELENGYKMTQQEAETAFGNGGLYLEKFIENFRHIEFQIIGDQFGNVIQLGERDCTIQRRMQKLVEEAPSPILTAEKRAEMGAASIRAAKAVNYENAGTIEYIYDLDTDDFYFMEMNTRIQVEHPVTEMVTGVDLVKLQLLVAMGEPLPFTQEDIKINGHAMEFRINAENPYKNFMPSPGKITQYLAPGGYGVRVESACYTNYSIPPYYDSMVAKLIVHEPNREEAIMAGMRALSEYLVLGIDTTIPFHIRLLQNDIFRGGEYSTKFLEQNNIMNDEE; encoded by the coding sequence ATGAAAAAAGTATTAATTGCAAACCGCGGTGAAATTGCCGTTAGAATAATAAGAGCTTGTAAAGATTTAGGATTACACACGGTTGCTATATATTCTGAAGGGGATAAAGACGCTTTACATACTCAAATGGCGGATGAAGCATACTGTGTCGGTCCTACACAATCGAAAGACTCTTATTTAAATATTCCGAACATCTTATCCATCGCAACTTCAACTGGTTGTGATGCGGTTCATCCAGGTTACGGATTTTTATCAGAAAATGGAGACTTCGCAGAGTTATGTGAAGCCTGTCAATTAAAATTTATTGGTCCTAGCTATGAATCTATTCAAAAAATAGGAATCAAAGACGTAGCGAAAGAAGAAATGATTAATGCTGATGTGCCTGTAGTGCCAGGTAGTGACGGATTAGTCGAATCAATCGCTGCCGCTAAAAAAACTGCAAAAGACATTGGTTATCCAGTAATCATCAAAGCTACAGCAGGAGGCGGCGGTAAAGGTATTCGTGTGGCCAGAGATGAAAAAGAATTGGAAAACGGATATAAAATGACACAACAAGAAGCTGAAACTGCATTCGGCAATGGCGGATTATATCTGGAAAAATTCATTGAGAATTTCAGACATATTGAATTTCAAATTATTGGAGATCAATTCGGTAATGTCATTCAACTAGGTGAGCGTGATTGTACCATTCAAAGAAGAATGCAAAAGCTTGTGGAAGAAGCACCATCTCCTATACTTACAGCTGAAAAGAGAGCTGAAATGGGGGCTGCATCTATTCGAGCTGCCAAAGCCGTTAATTACGAAAATGCAGGTACAATTGAATATATCTACGATTTAGATACGGATGATTTTTACTTTATGGAAATGAATACCAGAATTCAAGTAGAACATCCAGTCACTGAAATGGTCACTGGTGTAGATTTAGTTAAATTACAACTCCTAGTAGCCATGGGAGAACCATTACCATTTACTCAAGAGGATATTAAAATCAACGGTCACGCTATGGAATTTCGTATCAATGCAGAAAATCCATACAAAAACTTTATGCCTTCTCCAGGAAAAATCACACAATATCTTGCACCAGGGGGCTATGGAGTGAGAGTAGAGTCTGCTTGTTATACTAATTACTCAATTCCACCATATTATGACTCTATGGTGGCTAAACTTATTGTGCATGAGCCAAACAGAGAAGAAGCAATCATGGCGGGTATGCGTGCTTTAAGTGAATACTTGGTACTTGGTATTGATACTACTATTCCTTTCCATATACGTCTTTTACAAAATGATATCTTCAGAGGCGGAGAATATAGTACTAAGTTCTTAGAACAAAACAACATTATGAATGACGAAGAATAG
- a CDS encoding phosphate acyltransferase codes for MQFQSLISDSKSLSGNIGVVFADDEHIISSVIEILRQTQSHITLYGIKDPTELIRSFNVDGEFLNRIHLRIFDDKESVYEKCANDLSNNAINVLMKGNVTTAEILSFILEHKSFIDENNFLNHIACFEIPSYHQMLMVSDVALNIHPSIDDRIKMIQNIEVFSKNIGYTHLNVGLLSSVENPTHKIPSSVDAAEISAHFSTDDFLTVEGPFAFDNAIDKESAFEKGIDSEIAGNIDALVVPHLDVGNTLYKSLTYFAHAKVASLILGTKFPIVLTSRADSVENKVNSVLLALRTLS; via the coding sequence ATGCAATTCCAATCTTTAATATCTGATTCTAAGTCACTGTCTGGCAATATCGGTGTAGTTTTTGCAGATGATGAGCATATTATTTCTTCTGTCATTGAAATACTAAGACAGACACAGAGTCATATTACACTCTACGGCATTAAAGATCCAACTGAACTTATACGGTCATTTAATGTAGATGGCGAATTTTTAAATCGCATCCATTTGAGGATATTTGATGATAAAGAAAGTGTATATGAGAAATGTGCAAATGATTTATCAAATAATGCTATTAACGTCTTAATGAAGGGCAATGTTACCACAGCGGAAATTCTGAGCTTTATTCTTGAACATAAATCATTTATCGATGAAAATAACTTTTTAAATCACATTGCTTGTTTTGAAATACCTTCTTACCATCAAATGTTAATGGTTAGTGATGTCGCGCTAAATATTCATCCAAGCATTGATGACCGCATTAAAATGATTCAAAATATTGAAGTCTTTTCTAAAAATATTGGCTATACACATCTTAATGTCGGATTGTTATCTTCAGTTGAAAATCCAACACATAAAATTCCGTCTTCAGTAGATGCGGCGGAAATTTCAGCACACTTTTCAACTGATGATTTCTTAACAGTAGAAGGGCCATTTGCCTTTGATAATGCAATTGATAAAGAAAGTGCGTTTGAAAAGGGCATCGATTCAGAAATCGCAGGCAACATTGATGCGCTCGTGGTACCGCATTTAGACGTCGGTAACACTCTCTATAAATCGTTGACTTACTTTGCACATGCTAAAGTAGCCAGTTTAATATTAGGAACCAAGTTTCCGATTGTACTGACATCACGAGCTGATTCTGTTGAAAATAAAGTGAATTCAGTATTACTCGCATTACGAACACTCTCATAA
- the lpdA gene encoding dihydrolipoyl dehydrogenase — MAEEQYDLVILGGGTAGYVAGIRASQLGKKVAIVENQLLGGTCLHKGCIPTKTLLKSAEVLHTVKTASLYGIDTEQFSINYNQIMDRKNEIIQQMYTGIEHLMKHNHIDIYNGTGRILGSSIFSPRPGTISVEYEDGTSELLPNDYVLIATGSKPAELPFLKFNHQTIISSTDLLKMEQLPESIVIVGGGVIGMEFASLLNDFGTDVTVIEAGERILPSENKNIANNLKKHFTDRGIKIYENVQLSEGSFTFTDEAIEINEADLKITADKILLAIGRTPNTSDIGLNNTKIATDAKGFIEVNENQQTAEQHIYAAGDCIGKLQLAHAGSKEGTTAVEAMFEDNTIPVDYNTIPRCIYTYPEIASIGMTLEEAKDADFTKARSFKVPFKAVGKAVIEDATQQDGFCELVVDQDTDTVLGLSMIGPHVTELINEVALLQFMNGSTLELGLTTHAHPSISEVLMEAGLKAAKRSVHA; from the coding sequence ATGGCAGAAGAACAATATGACCTAGTGATATTAGGTGGCGGCACTGCAGGATATGTAGCAGGTATCCGTGCATCTCAATTAGGAAAAAAAGTCGCTATAGTAGAAAATCAATTATTAGGCGGAACTTGTTTGCATAAAGGATGTATTCCTACAAAGACATTATTAAAGTCAGCTGAGGTATTACATACTGTGAAAACAGCTTCATTATATGGTATTGATACAGAGCAATTTTCAATTAATTATAATCAAATTATGGATAGAAAAAATGAAATTATCCAACAAATGTATACAGGAATTGAGCATCTAATGAAGCATAACCACATAGATATTTATAATGGAACCGGAAGAATTTTAGGTTCTTCTATCTTTTCACCTAGACCAGGCACGATATCAGTTGAATATGAAGACGGAACATCAGAACTCTTACCTAATGATTATGTGCTTATTGCTACTGGTTCTAAACCAGCTGAGCTGCCATTCTTGAAATTCAATCATCAAACTATTATTTCAAGTACTGATTTGCTCAAAATGGAGCAATTGCCTGAATCTATAGTAATAGTAGGCGGCGGTGTTATTGGAATGGAATTCGCTTCATTACTTAATGATTTCGGTACTGATGTCACTGTAATAGAAGCCGGCGAACGTATACTTCCAAGTGAAAATAAAAATATTGCTAACAACTTAAAGAAACATTTTACCGACCGCGGCATTAAGATTTATGAAAATGTTCAACTCTCCGAAGGTAGTTTTACTTTTACAGATGAAGCAATAGAAATTAACGAAGCTGATTTGAAAATTACTGCAGATAAAATATTGTTAGCAATAGGCAGAACTCCGAACACATCTGATATAGGTTTGAACAATACAAAGATTGCGACAGATGCTAAAGGCTTTATTGAAGTTAATGAAAATCAACAAACAGCAGAACAACATATTTATGCAGCAGGAGATTGTATTGGTAAACTTCAGCTTGCACATGCAGGTTCTAAAGAAGGAACAACTGCTGTAGAAGCTATGTTCGAAGATAATACAATACCTGTTGATTATAATACGATTCCAAGATGTATCTACACTTATCCTGAAATTGCTTCTATCGGTATGACTTTAGAGGAAGCTAAGGATGCGGACTTTACAAAAGCCAGAAGTTTTAAAGTGCCGTTCAAAGCTGTAGGCAAAGCTGTCATTGAAGACGCAACACAACAAGATGGATTCTGTGAATTAGTTGTAGATCAAGATACAGATACGGTATTAGGCTTAAGCATGATTGGCCCGCATGTTACAGAATTGATTAACGAAGTTGCTTTATTGCAATTTATGAACGGATCAACACTAGAATTAGGATTGACGACTCATGCACATCCTTCAATCTCTGAAGTGTTAATGGAAGCAGGACTTAAAGCAGCAAAACGCTCAGTGCATGCTTAA
- the nusB gene encoding transcription antitermination factor NusB translates to MSLKESRSQAFQALFQLEMENTDLSIDEAINFIKDDHPDLEFDFIHWLVSGVKDHQPVLDEKIQQNLKDWKISRLLKTDRIILRMAAFELANSDTPPKVIINEAVELAKQYSDDDHYRFINGVLSNLNQ, encoded by the coding sequence ATGAGTCTTAAAGAATCAAGAAGCCAAGCATTTCAAGCATTATTCCAACTTGAAATGGAAAATACAGATTTATCTATCGATGAAGCAATTAACTTTATAAAAGATGATCATCCCGATTTAGAGTTTGATTTTATTCATTGGTTAGTTTCTGGAGTCAAAGACCATCAACCTGTTTTAGATGAAAAAATCCAACAAAATTTAAAGGATTGGAAAATTTCTCGTTTGCTCAAGACAGACCGCATTATTTTACGTATGGCGGCATTTGAACTTGCAAATAGCGATACACCTCCAAAAGTTATTATCAACGAAGCAGTTGAATTAGCAAAGCAATACAGTGATGACGACCATTATCGTTTTATCAATGGTGTTCTTAGTAATTTAAATCAATAA
- a CDS encoding exodeoxyribonuclease VII small subunit produces the protein MIMSNNQTFEEMMEELETIVKKLDNEAVSLEDALELYQKGMKLSASCDKTLKDAEKKVNQLMKNNDEEVEQTDE, from the coding sequence ATGATAATGAGTAATAATCAAACTTTTGAAGAAATGATGGAAGAATTAGAAACGATTGTAAAAAAGTTAGATAACGAAGCTGTCTCTTTAGAAGATGCATTGGAGTTATATCAAAAAGGTATGAAATTATCTGCCTCATGTGATAAAACTTTAAAAGATGCAGAGAAAAAAGTAAATCAATTGATGAAAAATAATGACGAAGAAGTTGAACAAACTGATGAATAA
- a CDS encoding Asp23/Gls24 family envelope stress response protein: MVKVLDNNHKDLGKVEISPEVLISIASIATSEIDGLYGHFAELKNASPEKLNRKNLTRGIKLETKDDGIYIDVFCEFKYGINISKTATKIQETIYNSLSTMTTIVPKQINIHITHIEVENTKK, encoded by the coding sequence ATGGTAAAGGTCTTAGATAACAACCATAAAGATTTAGGCAAAGTTGAAATTTCCCCAGAAGTTCTCATTTCAATTGCAAGTATTGCAACTTCAGAAATCGATGGCTTATATGGCCATTTTGCTGAACTTAAAAATGCTTCTCCTGAAAAGTTGAACCGCAAAAATTTAACAAGAGGAATTAAATTAGAAACAAAAGATGATGGTATTTATATAGATGTATTCTGTGAATTCAAATATGGCATTAATATTTCTAAAACAGCTACAAAAATTCAAGAAACAATTTACAACTCTTTAAGTACAATGACTACAATAGTTCCTAAACAAATCAACATTCATATTACACATATCGAAGTTGAAAACACTAAGAAATAA